A region from the Canis aureus isolate CA01 chromosome 8, VMU_Caureus_v.1.0, whole genome shotgun sequence genome encodes:
- the LOC144319303 gene encoding uncharacterized protein LOC144319303 — translation MTLYPPFGGCSSPLISDTSAVPPWYFCVPGPVAPPTSLSPLPPVLVQASSSPWNPTPASVSSPSLLLPIPAIVFIAVGIYLLLLGVVLLIRHCLLAQGCCTDCSSPCRKQGASRPQDCCWTCAEACDFPLPSPAHCLDACCPQPTEAGWGPRCPRCCPLCDCACACQLPDCQSLNCLCFEIKLR, via the exons ATGACTCTCTACCCCCCATTTGGTGGCTGCTCCTCCCCTCTCATCTCAGACACCTCTGCTGTCCCCCCTTGGTATTTCTGTGTTCCTGGACCCGtggcccctcccacctccttgtCACCCCTTCCTCCTGTGCTTGTCCAGGCCTCCTCTAGCCCGTGGAATCCAACCCCGGCTTCCGTCAGCAGTCCTTCCTTGCTGCTCCCCATCCCTGCCATCGTGTTCATCGCTGTGGGCATCTATTTGTTGCTGCTCGGCGTAGTGCTGCTGATTAGGCACTGCCTGCTG GCCCAGGGCTGCTGCACAGactgcagctccccctgcaggAAGCAAGGCGCCTCCAGGCCCCAGGACTGTTGCTGGACCTGTGCAGAAGCCTGCGATTTCCCTCTGCCTAGCCCAGCCCACTGCCTGGATGcctgctgcccccagcccaccGAAGCT gGCTGGGGCCCTCGCTGCCCTCGCTGCTGCCCACTCTGTGACTGTGCTTGTGCGTGCCAACTTCCTGACTGCCAGAGCCTCAACTGTCTCTGCTTCGAGATCAAGCTCCGATGA
- the TLCD3B gene encoding ceramide synthase isoform X5, giving the protein MTLLFVLGCIFFPLSFAILCWGLQNHSNLRMDRPEAVLVASKLVSSVQAVMASTAGYIVSTSCKHIIDDQHWLSSAYTQFAVPYFIYDIYAMFLCHWHKHQVKGHGGDEGGARAPGSTWAVARGYLHKEFLMVLHHAVMVLVCFPLSVVWRQGKGDFFLGCLLMAEVSTPFVCLGKILIQLPLLPGAALPLPVLGLRAARRPASACGASRHPGARQPGRRAAPGPPALLVLPHLPRGLPPLPAPGLPASVSMSDPGLRVGPGTRPTPPLGDWALGLPGSGWEPGASCPDSP; this is encoded by the exons ATGACCCTGCTCTTTGTACTGGGCTGCATTTTCTTTCCGCTGAGTTTTGCTATCCTCTGCTGGGGCCTGCAGAACCACTCCAACCTGCGGATGGACAGACCAGAGGCTGTTTTGGTGGCATCCAA GCTAGTGTCCTCTGTCCAAGCCGTCATGGCCTCCACAGCTGGCTACATCGTCTCCACCTCCTGCAAGCACATCATTGATGACCA ACACTGGCTTTCCTCTGCCTACACGCAATTTGCAGTGCCCTACTTCATCTATGACATCTACGCCATGTTCCTGTGTCATTGGCACAAGCACCAGGTCAAAGGGCATGGAGGGGACGAAGGGGGGGCCCGAGCTCCGGGCAGCACCTGGGCCGTGGCGCGCGGCTATCTGCACAAGGAGTTCCTCATGGTGCTCCACCACGCCGTCATGGTGCTCGTATGCTTCCCGCTGTCTGTG GTGTGGCGTCAAGGCAAGGGAGATTTCTTTCTAGGCTGCTTGCTGATGGCTGAGGTCAGCACCCCCTTCGTCTGCCTTGGCAAGATCCTCATCCAG CTTCCTCTGCTGCCGGGTGCTGCTCTTCCCCTACCTGTACTGGGCCTACGGGCGGCACGCCGGCCTGCCTCTGCTTGCGGTGCCTCTCGCCATCCCGGTGCACGTCAACCTGGGCGCCGCGCTGCTCCTGGCCCCCCAGCTCTACTGGTTCTTCCTCATCTGCCGCGGGGCCTGCCGCCTCTTCCGGCCCCGGGGCTCCCCGCCTCGGTCTCCATGTCAGACCCAGGACTGAGGGTGGGGCCGGGgacccgccccaccccgccccttgGGGACTGGGCTCTGGGGCTGCCAGGCAGCGGGTGGGAGCCAGGGGCCTCTTGCCCTGACAGCCCCTAA
- the TLCD3B gene encoding ceramide synthase isoform X1: MTLLFVLGCIFFPLSFAILCWGLQNHSNLRMDRPEAVLVASKLVSSVQAVMASTAGYIVSTSCKHIIDDQHWLSSAYTQFAVPYFIYDIYAMFLCHWHKHQVKGHGGDEGGARAPGSTWAVARGYLHKEFLMVLHHAVMVLVCFPLSVVWRQGKGDFFLGCLLMAEVSTPFVCLGKILIQYKQQHTLLHKVNGALMLISFLCCRVLLFPYLYWAYGRHAGLPLLAVPLAIPVHVNLGAALLLAPQLYWFFLICRGACRLFRPRGSPPRSPCQTQD; this comes from the exons ATGACCCTGCTCTTTGTACTGGGCTGCATTTTCTTTCCGCTGAGTTTTGCTATCCTCTGCTGGGGCCTGCAGAACCACTCCAACCTGCGGATGGACAGACCAGAGGCTGTTTTGGTGGCATCCAA GCTAGTGTCCTCTGTCCAAGCCGTCATGGCCTCCACAGCTGGCTACATCGTCTCCACCTCCTGCAAGCACATCATTGATGACCA ACACTGGCTTTCCTCTGCCTACACGCAATTTGCAGTGCCCTACTTCATCTATGACATCTACGCCATGTTCCTGTGTCATTGGCACAAGCACCAGGTCAAAGGGCATGGAGGGGACGAAGGGGGGGCCCGAGCTCCGGGCAGCACCTGGGCCGTGGCGCGCGGCTATCTGCACAAGGAGTTCCTCATGGTGCTCCACCACGCCGTCATGGTGCTCGTATGCTTCCCGCTGTCTGTG GTGTGGCGTCAAGGCAAGGGAGATTTCTTTCTAGGCTGCTTGCTGATGGCTGAGGTCAGCACCCCCTTCGTCTGCCTTGGCAAGATCCTCATCCAG TATAAGCAGCAGCACACTCTGCTGCACAAGGTGAACGGGGCCCTGATGCTCATCAGCTTCCTCTGCTGCCGGGTGCTGCTCTTCCCCTACCTGTACTGGGCCTACGGGCGGCACGCCGGCCTGCCTCTGCTTGCGGTGCCTCTCGCCATCCCGGTGCACGTCAACCTGGGCGCCGCGCTGCTCCTGGCCCCCCAGCTCTACTGGTTCTTCCTCATCTGCCGCGGGGCCTGCCGCCTCTTCCGGCCCCGGGGCTCCCCGCCTCGGTCTCCATGTCAGACCCAGGACTGA
- the TLCD3B gene encoding ceramide synthase isoform X2 — MGASGRKHMIGHMCQEFWVPMRITSLPLQPPPCPSETGMTLLFVLGCIFFPLSFAILCWGLQNHSNLRMDRPEAVLVASKLVSSVQAVMASTAGYIVSTSCKHIIDDQHWLSSAYTQFAVPYFIYDIYAMFLCHWHKHQVKGHGGDEGGARAPGSTWAVARGYLHKEFLMVLHHAVMVLVCFPLSVVWRQGKGDFFLGCLLMAEVSTPFVCLGKILIQLPLLPGAALPLPVLGLRAARRPASACGASRHPGARQPGRRAAPGPPALLVLPHLPRGLPPLPAPGLPASVSMSDPGLRVGPGTRPTPPLGDWALGLPGSGWEPGASCPDSP, encoded by the exons ATGGGTGCCTCTGGCAGGAAGCATATGATTGGGCACATGTGTCAGGAG TTCTGGGTGCCGATGAGAATCACCAGCCTTCCTCTGCAGCCTCCACCTTGCCCCTCAGAG ACAGGCATGACCCTGCTCTTTGTACTGGGCTGCATTTTCTTTCCGCTGAGTTTTGCTATCCTCTGCTGGGGCCTGCAGAACCACTCCAACCTGCGGATGGACAGACCAGAGGCTGTTTTGGTGGCATCCAA GCTAGTGTCCTCTGTCCAAGCCGTCATGGCCTCCACAGCTGGCTACATCGTCTCCACCTCCTGCAAGCACATCATTGATGACCA ACACTGGCTTTCCTCTGCCTACACGCAATTTGCAGTGCCCTACTTCATCTATGACATCTACGCCATGTTCCTGTGTCATTGGCACAAGCACCAGGTCAAAGGGCATGGAGGGGACGAAGGGGGGGCCCGAGCTCCGGGCAGCACCTGGGCCGTGGCGCGCGGCTATCTGCACAAGGAGTTCCTCATGGTGCTCCACCACGCCGTCATGGTGCTCGTATGCTTCCCGCTGTCTGTG GTGTGGCGTCAAGGCAAGGGAGATTTCTTTCTAGGCTGCTTGCTGATGGCTGAGGTCAGCACCCCCTTCGTCTGCCTTGGCAAGATCCTCATCCAG CTTCCTCTGCTGCCGGGTGCTGCTCTTCCCCTACCTGTACTGGGCCTACGGGCGGCACGCCGGCCTGCCTCTGCTTGCGGTGCCTCTCGCCATCCCGGTGCACGTCAACCTGGGCGCCGCGCTGCTCCTGGCCCCCCAGCTCTACTGGTTCTTCCTCATCTGCCGCGGGGCCTGCCGCCTCTTCCGGCCCCGGGGCTCCCCGCCTCGGTCTCCATGTCAGACCCAGGACTGAGGGTGGGGCCGGGgacccgccccaccccgccccttgGGGACTGGGCTCTGGGGCTGCCAGGCAGCGGGTGGGAGCCAGGGGCCTCTTGCCCTGACAGCCCCTAA
- the TLCD3B gene encoding ceramide synthase isoform X4 yields MLTPMVAGGVVFPGLFLLSKNTLQRLPQLRWEEADAVIVSARLVSSVQAVMASTAGYIVSTSCKHIIDDQHWLSSAYTQFAVPYFIYDIYAMFLCHWHKHQVKGHGGDEGGARAPGSTWAVARGYLHKEFLMVLHHAVMVLVCFPLSVVWRQGKGDFFLGCLLMAEVSTPFVCLGKILIQLPLLPGAALPLPVLGLRAARRPASACGASRHPGARQPGRRAAPGPPALLVLPHLPRGLPPLPAPGLPASVSMSDPGLRVGPGTRPTPPLGDWALGLPGSGWEPGASCPDSP; encoded by the exons ATGCTGACCCCAATGGTGGCTGGGGGGGTGGTGTTCCCCGGACTCTTCCTCCTCTCCAAGAACACGCTCCAGCGGCTGCCCCAGCTGCGCTGGGAGGAGGCCGACGCGGTCATTGTCTCAGCCAG GCTAGTGTCCTCTGTCCAAGCCGTCATGGCCTCCACAGCTGGCTACATCGTCTCCACCTCCTGCAAGCACATCATTGATGACCA ACACTGGCTTTCCTCTGCCTACACGCAATTTGCAGTGCCCTACTTCATCTATGACATCTACGCCATGTTCCTGTGTCATTGGCACAAGCACCAGGTCAAAGGGCATGGAGGGGACGAAGGGGGGGCCCGAGCTCCGGGCAGCACCTGGGCCGTGGCGCGCGGCTATCTGCACAAGGAGTTCCTCATGGTGCTCCACCACGCCGTCATGGTGCTCGTATGCTTCCCGCTGTCTGTG GTGTGGCGTCAAGGCAAGGGAGATTTCTTTCTAGGCTGCTTGCTGATGGCTGAGGTCAGCACCCCCTTCGTCTGCCTTGGCAAGATCCTCATCCAG CTTCCTCTGCTGCCGGGTGCTGCTCTTCCCCTACCTGTACTGGGCCTACGGGCGGCACGCCGGCCTGCCTCTGCTTGCGGTGCCTCTCGCCATCCCGGTGCACGTCAACCTGGGCGCCGCGCTGCTCCTGGCCCCCCAGCTCTACTGGTTCTTCCTCATCTGCCGCGGGGCCTGCCGCCTCTTCCGGCCCCGGGGCTCCCCGCCTCGGTCTCCATGTCAGACCCAGGACTGAGGGTGGGGCCGGGgacccgccccaccccgccccttgGGGACTGGGCTCTGGGGCTGCCAGGCAGCGGGTGGGAGCCAGGGGCCTCTTGCCCTGACAGCCCCTAA
- the DOC2A gene encoding double C2-like domain-containing protein alpha isoform X2: MRGRRGDRMTINIQEHMAINVCPGPIRPIRQISDYFPRRALGPEGGGRDLREAPARLAPLALAPPAALLGATTPEDGAEVDSYDSDDTTALGMLEFDLLYDQASCTLHCSILRAKGLKPMDFNGLADPYVKLHLLPGACKANKLKTKTQRNTLNPVWNEDLTYSGITDDDITHKVLRISVCDEDKLSHNEFIGEIRVPLRRLKPSQKKHFNICLERQVPLASPSSMSAALRGISCYLKELEQAEQGPGLLEERGRILLSLSYSSRRRGLLVGIVRCAHLAAMDVNGYSDPYVKTYLRPDVDKKSKHKTCVKKKTLNPEFNEDFFYEMELSVLATKTLEVTVWDYDIGKSNDFIGGVSLGPGARGEARKHWSDCLQQPDAALERWHTLTSELPPAAGALPSA; encoded by the exons ATGAGGGGCCGCAGGGGCGACCGCATGACCATCAACATCCAGGAGCACATGGCCATCAACGTGTGCCCCGGGCCCATCCGGCCCATCCGGCAGATCTCTGACTACTTCCCCCGCCGGGCACTGGGACCAGAAGGCGGGGGCAGAGATCTCAGGGAGGCCCCTGCTCGGCTGgcgcccctggccctggccccgccTGCAGCCCTCCTTGGGGCCACCACACCCGAGGACGGAGCTGAGGTGGACAGTTACGACTCGGATGATACCA CCGCCCTGGGCATGCTGGAGTTCGACCTTCTCTACGACCAGGCCTCCTGCACTCTGCACTGTAGTATTCTCAGGGCCAAG GGCCTCAAGCCCATGGATTTCAATGGCCTTGCTGACCCCTACGTCAagctgcacctgctgcctggaGCCTGCAAG GCCAATAAGCTAAAAACTAAGACTCAGAGGAACACACTGAATCCTGTCTGGAATGAGGACCTGACATACAGTGGGATCACGGATGATGATATCACCCACAAGGTGCTCAG GATCTCCGTCTGTGATGAGGATAAGCTGAGCCACAATGAATTCATCGGGGAGATCCGAGTACCCCTCCGCCGCCTCAAGCCTTCACAGaagaaacattttaacatttgccTTGAGCGCCAGGTCCCG TTGGCTTCACCATCCTCCATGTCAGCGGCCCTGAGGGGCATCTCCTGTTACCTGAAGGAG CTGGAGCAAGCCgagcagggccctgggctgctgGAAGAGCGTGGGCGCATCCTACTGAGTCTCAGCTACAGCTCTCGGCGCCGGGGGCTGCTGGTGGGCATTGTGCGCTGTGCCCACCTGGCTGCCATGGATGTCAATGGCTACTCCGACCCCTACGTCAAGAC gtACTTGAGGCCTGATGTGGATAAGAAATCCAAGCACAAAACGTGTGTGAAGAAGAAGACTCTCAATCCGGAATTTAATGAG GACTTCTTCTATGAGATGGAGCTCTCTGTTCTGGCCACCAAGACTCTGGAAGTCACAGTCTGGGACTATGACATTGGAAAATCCAATGACTTCATCG gTGGCgtgtccctggggcctggggcccggggcGAGGCCCGGAAGCACTGGAGCGACTGTCTGCAGCAGCCGGACGCAGCCCTGGAACGCTGGCACACCCTGACCAGCGAGCTGCCCCCAGCGGCTGGGGCCCTGCCCTCAGCCTGA
- the TLCD3B gene encoding ceramide synthase isoform X6, whose translation MLTPMVAGGVVFPGLFLLSKNTLQRLPQLRWEEADAVIVSARLVSSVQAVMASTAGYIVSTSCKHIIDDQHWLSSAYTQFAVPYFIYDIYAMFLCHWHKHQVKGHGGDEGGARAPGSTWAVARGYLHKEFLMVLHHAVMVLVCFPLSVVWRQGKGDFFLGCLLMAEVSTPFVCLGKILIQYKQQHTLLHKVNGALMLISFLCCRVLLFPYLYWAYGRHAGLPLLAVPLAIPVHVNLGAALLLAPQLYWFFLICRGACRLFRPRGSPPRSPCQTQD comes from the exons ATGCTGACCCCAATGGTGGCTGGGGGGGTGGTGTTCCCCGGACTCTTCCTCCTCTCCAAGAACACGCTCCAGCGGCTGCCCCAGCTGCGCTGGGAGGAGGCCGACGCGGTCATTGTCTCAGCCAG GCTAGTGTCCTCTGTCCAAGCCGTCATGGCCTCCACAGCTGGCTACATCGTCTCCACCTCCTGCAAGCACATCATTGATGACCA ACACTGGCTTTCCTCTGCCTACACGCAATTTGCAGTGCCCTACTTCATCTATGACATCTACGCCATGTTCCTGTGTCATTGGCACAAGCACCAGGTCAAAGGGCATGGAGGGGACGAAGGGGGGGCCCGAGCTCCGGGCAGCACCTGGGCCGTGGCGCGCGGCTATCTGCACAAGGAGTTCCTCATGGTGCTCCACCACGCCGTCATGGTGCTCGTATGCTTCCCGCTGTCTGTG GTGTGGCGTCAAGGCAAGGGAGATTTCTTTCTAGGCTGCTTGCTGATGGCTGAGGTCAGCACCCCCTTCGTCTGCCTTGGCAAGATCCTCATCCAG TATAAGCAGCAGCACACTCTGCTGCACAAGGTGAACGGGGCCCTGATGCTCATCAGCTTCCTCTGCTGCCGGGTGCTGCTCTTCCCCTACCTGTACTGGGCCTACGGGCGGCACGCCGGCCTGCCTCTGCTTGCGGTGCCTCTCGCCATCCCGGTGCACGTCAACCTGGGCGCCGCGCTGCTCCTGGCCCCCCAGCTCTACTGGTTCTTCCTCATCTGCCGCGGGGCCTGCCGCCTCTTCCGGCCCCGGGGCTCCCCGCCTCGGTCTCCATGTCAGACCCAGGACTGA
- the C8H16orf92 gene encoding fertilization-influencing membrane protein, producing the protein MTSQSPHPCDRSGRVMRLWQWTRAWVWLVGLGAIETAPRRENANVLARGAESLLFIERPDFFDYPDSDQARILAVAQFIGEKPVIFVNSGSSSEFFHHILVGALVVAFLFLLYQFFIHMTCQKGA; encoded by the exons ATGACATCACAGAGCCCCCACCCCTGTGACAGGAGTGGAAGGGTCATGAGGCTGTGGCAGTGGACCAGGGCATGGGTGTGGCTGGTTGGGCTCGGGGCCATAGAAACAG CACCCAGGCGGGAAAATGCCAATGTCTTGGCCCGAGGAGCAGAGTCTCTACTCTTCATAGAGAGACCTGACTTCTTTGATTACCCAGACTCAGACCAAGCCAGGATCCTGGCCGTGGCCCAGTTTATTGGGGAGAAACCTGTCATCTTTGTTAACTCAG GATCCAGCTCTGAGTTCTTCCATCACATCCTGGTGGGCGCTCTGGTGGtggccttcctcttcctcctgtaCCAGTTCTTCATACACAT GACCTGCCAGAAAGGGGCCTGA
- the TLCD3B gene encoding ceramide synthase isoform X3, with protein sequence MRITSLPLQPPPCPSETGMTLLFVLGCIFFPLSFAILCWGLQNHSNLRMDRPEAVLVASKLVSSVQAVMASTAGYIVSTSCKHIIDDQHWLSSAYTQFAVPYFIYDIYAMFLCHWHKHQVKGHGGDEGGARAPGSTWAVARGYLHKEFLMVLHHAVMVLVCFPLSVVWRQGKGDFFLGCLLMAEVSTPFVCLGKILIQLPLLPGAALPLPVLGLRAARRPASACGASRHPGARQPGRRAAPGPPALLVLPHLPRGLPPLPAPGLPASVSMSDPGLRVGPGTRPTPPLGDWALGLPGSGWEPGASCPDSP encoded by the exons ATGAGAATCACCAGCCTTCCTCTGCAGCCTCCACCTTGCCCCTCAGAG ACAGGCATGACCCTGCTCTTTGTACTGGGCTGCATTTTCTTTCCGCTGAGTTTTGCTATCCTCTGCTGGGGCCTGCAGAACCACTCCAACCTGCGGATGGACAGACCAGAGGCTGTTTTGGTGGCATCCAA GCTAGTGTCCTCTGTCCAAGCCGTCATGGCCTCCACAGCTGGCTACATCGTCTCCACCTCCTGCAAGCACATCATTGATGACCA ACACTGGCTTTCCTCTGCCTACACGCAATTTGCAGTGCCCTACTTCATCTATGACATCTACGCCATGTTCCTGTGTCATTGGCACAAGCACCAGGTCAAAGGGCATGGAGGGGACGAAGGGGGGGCCCGAGCTCCGGGCAGCACCTGGGCCGTGGCGCGCGGCTATCTGCACAAGGAGTTCCTCATGGTGCTCCACCACGCCGTCATGGTGCTCGTATGCTTCCCGCTGTCTGTG GTGTGGCGTCAAGGCAAGGGAGATTTCTTTCTAGGCTGCTTGCTGATGGCTGAGGTCAGCACCCCCTTCGTCTGCCTTGGCAAGATCCTCATCCAG CTTCCTCTGCTGCCGGGTGCTGCTCTTCCCCTACCTGTACTGGGCCTACGGGCGGCACGCCGGCCTGCCTCTGCTTGCGGTGCCTCTCGCCATCCCGGTGCACGTCAACCTGGGCGCCGCGCTGCTCCTGGCCCCCCAGCTCTACTGGTTCTTCCTCATCTGCCGCGGGGCCTGCCGCCTCTTCCGGCCCCGGGGCTCCCCGCCTCGGTCTCCATGTCAGACCCAGGACTGAGGGTGGGGCCGGGgacccgccccaccccgccccttgGGGACTGGGCTCTGGGGCTGCCAGGCAGCGGGTGGGAGCCAGGGGCCTCTTGCCCTGACAGCCCCTAA
- the DOC2A gene encoding double C2-like domain-containing protein alpha isoform X1 — translation MRARSRKDDTGTIQSQGCCMRGRRGDRMTINIQEHMAINVCPGPIRPIRQISDYFPRRALGPEGGGRDLREAPARLAPLALAPPAALLGATTPEDGAEVDSYDSDDTTALGMLEFDLLYDQASCTLHCSILRAKGLKPMDFNGLADPYVKLHLLPGACKANKLKTKTQRNTLNPVWNEDLTYSGITDDDITHKVLRISVCDEDKLSHNEFIGEIRVPLRRLKPSQKKHFNICLERQVPLASPSSMSAALRGISCYLKELEQAEQGPGLLEERGRILLSLSYSSRRRGLLVGIVRCAHLAAMDVNGYSDPYVKTYLRPDVDKKSKHKTCVKKKTLNPEFNEDFFYEMELSVLATKTLEVTVWDYDIGKSNDFIGGVSLGPGARGEARKHWSDCLQQPDAALERWHTLTSELPPAAGALPSA, via the exons ATGAGGGCCAGGAGCCGGAAAGATGACACCGGGACCATCCAAAG CCAGGGGTGCTGCATGAGGGGCCGCAGGGGCGACCGCATGACCATCAACATCCAGGAGCACATGGCCATCAACGTGTGCCCCGGGCCCATCCGGCCCATCCGGCAGATCTCTGACTACTTCCCCCGCCGGGCACTGGGACCAGAAGGCGGGGGCAGAGATCTCAGGGAGGCCCCTGCTCGGCTGgcgcccctggccctggccccgccTGCAGCCCTCCTTGGGGCCACCACACCCGAGGACGGAGCTGAGGTGGACAGTTACGACTCGGATGATACCA CCGCCCTGGGCATGCTGGAGTTCGACCTTCTCTACGACCAGGCCTCCTGCACTCTGCACTGTAGTATTCTCAGGGCCAAG GGCCTCAAGCCCATGGATTTCAATGGCCTTGCTGACCCCTACGTCAagctgcacctgctgcctggaGCCTGCAAG GCCAATAAGCTAAAAACTAAGACTCAGAGGAACACACTGAATCCTGTCTGGAATGAGGACCTGACATACAGTGGGATCACGGATGATGATATCACCCACAAGGTGCTCAG GATCTCCGTCTGTGATGAGGATAAGCTGAGCCACAATGAATTCATCGGGGAGATCCGAGTACCCCTCCGCCGCCTCAAGCCTTCACAGaagaaacattttaacatttgccTTGAGCGCCAGGTCCCG TTGGCTTCACCATCCTCCATGTCAGCGGCCCTGAGGGGCATCTCCTGTTACCTGAAGGAG CTGGAGCAAGCCgagcagggccctgggctgctgGAAGAGCGTGGGCGCATCCTACTGAGTCTCAGCTACAGCTCTCGGCGCCGGGGGCTGCTGGTGGGCATTGTGCGCTGTGCCCACCTGGCTGCCATGGATGTCAATGGCTACTCCGACCCCTACGTCAAGAC gtACTTGAGGCCTGATGTGGATAAGAAATCCAAGCACAAAACGTGTGTGAAGAAGAAGACTCTCAATCCGGAATTTAATGAG GACTTCTTCTATGAGATGGAGCTCTCTGTTCTGGCCACCAAGACTCTGGAAGTCACAGTCTGGGACTATGACATTGGAAAATCCAATGACTTCATCG gTGGCgtgtccctggggcctggggcccggggcGAGGCCCGGAAGCACTGGAGCGACTGTCTGCAGCAGCCGGACGCAGCCCTGGAACGCTGGCACACCCTGACCAGCGAGCTGCCCCCAGCGGCTGGGGCCCTGCCCTCAGCCTGA